In Seriola aureovittata isolate HTS-2021-v1 ecotype China chromosome 24, ASM2101889v1, whole genome shotgun sequence, the following proteins share a genomic window:
- the fam171b gene encoding protein FAM171B: protein MPAAERYLPPPPPLLFLPSLLLISCLDGAVRAAEGGGLPSSPGDNGVIAAVGDPSPTYPTDPGRFLSPSALIAESQFALKVLVRDVVTRQPLSGASVDVYVNHTLRSSDRTGARGEVLLWVAYSPGLRLTLLGNMEGYVPRPLPWSTSKRPIFSAVTLPLLPHSQGNVWLFEDSVLITRKLPDSSSQPKVKFPKNLLTISDKSNVSSVTAYLTVPQHHLAKDCANCTPGIISNKSVFRSIELRPAAAVSVLLYSGDEELRVRGPIQISLPLGHNTFLRASDTVPAWAFNLKTGAWENQGLGIVKTVGNELVWTYTASHLGYWIAAVLPSSNDYLGHGSTMDFISYHTYLLIGILGGTLAIVIGLLSLLLCHCGGSHREPRRRRRRRRARFSKLAVLKKDQTTSTHTEEGLLFRSGDNSLASCSVQCEPSSTPRHKANYNIYVEDPGCRPAAPLYKNIASDRIKGPQQPPHYINGEDVARLRERSEQNRANMNDNFFQDKLVHIYNRPVAIIQAPELFGAQEQQPSGCKAATFPRNGVEYDAHSEPASKDGYTRTLPKVPHHHSQGGSSTQRSSQDEPQPLETQGQGPNTSVWGRYSNLLESSVSVPGTLNEAAGMEAFSSGHGVPGELQGISERTLLELTRGKSSSSHPRAWFVSLDGKPAAQVRHSIIELQSRRRPPSSNDTSLDSGVDMNEPQQNIRETERDGPSIRASSLPHRSRGGRCGEEQDLSSSESGNTATCTPEDPSLRNILDGSSGAIPDIPEERDGMDTSSAQEDSESRGTPPPRRLRKVREKGKTEKRSAKHVREGRPLTKRS from the exons ATGCCCGCCGCTGAACGCTacctgccgccgccgccgccgctgctctTTCTGCCGTCGTTGCTTTTGATTTCCTGCCTGGATGGGGCGGTGAGAGCAGCGGAGGGCGGCGGCCTGCCCTCCTCGCCCGGGGACAATGGAGTCATCGCTGCGGTTGGAGACCCGTCTCCTACATACCCGACCGACCCGGGGCGATTTCTCAGCCCCTCGGCTCTGATAGCAG AGTCGCAGTTTGCTCTAAAAGTCCTGGTGAGGGATGTGGTGACCCGCCAGCCGCTGTCGGGGGCTTCGGTGGATGTTTACGTGAACCACACTCTGAGGAGCTCTGACCGAACGGGGGCGAGAGGCGAGGTTCTGCTCTGGGTGGCGTACAGTCCGGGCCTCAGGCTGACATTACTGGGCAACATGGAAGGCTACGTCCCCCGCCCGCTGCCGTGGAGCACCAGCAAGAGACCAA ttttctctgctgtgaccCTGCCGCTGCTCCCTCACAGTCAGGGGAACGTCTGGCTGTTTGAAGACTCAGTGCTCATCACTAGAAAGCTACCTG ACAGTTCATCCCAGCCTAAAGTTAAATTCCCCAAGAACCTCCTCACAATCTCTGATAAGAGCAACGTCTCCTCAGTGACAGCGTATCTGACTGTACCACAGCACCATCTAGCTAAAGACTGCGCCAACTGCACTCCAGGCATCATCAGCAACAAATCAG tgtTCAGAAGCATCGAGCTGAGGCCGGCGGCAGCCGTCAGCGTCCTGCTGTACTCGGGTGACGAGGAGCTCCGGGTTCGTGGGCCCATTCAAATCAGTCTGCCTCTGGGACACAACACCTTCCTCCGGGCTTCTGATACCGTCCCAGCCTGGGCCTTCAACCTAAAGACGG GTGCCTGGGAGAATCAGGGTCTTGGAATAGTGAAAACTGTTGGCAATGAACTGGTTTGGACTTACACCGCTTCCCATCTTGGCTACTGGATCGCCGCAGTACTGCCCTCCTCAAACG ATTATCTGGGACATGGAAGCACTATGGATTTCATATCATACCACACCTACTTGTTAATTGGAATACTGGGAGGAACGCTGGCTATAGTAATCGGATTACTTTCCTTGCTGCTGTGTCACTGCGG AGGGTCTCATCGAGAgcccaggaggaggaggaggaggaggagagcgcgCTTTTCTAAACTCGCAGTTTTGAAAAAAGACCAAACTACCTCCACCCACACGGAGGAGGGTTTGTTGTTCCGATCCGGTGACAACAGCCTCGCCTCCTGCAGTGTCCAGTGTGAACCCTCGTCCACGCCGAGGCACAAAGCCAACTACAATATCTATGTGGAGGATCCAGGGTGTCGCCCGGCGGCTCCTCTTTATAAGAACATCGCTTCAGATCGCATCAAAGGTCCCCAGCAGCCACCTCACTACATCAACGGTGAAGATGTGGCTCGGCTTCGGGAGAGGTCAGAGCAAAACCGCGCCAACATGAACGACAACTTCTTTCAAGATAAGCTGGTTCATATCTATAACCGGCCGGTGGCCATTATTCAGGCCCCAGAGCTTTTCGGTGCTCAGGAGCAGCAACCGTCGGGCTGCAAGGCTGCCACTTTCCCCCGCAATGGAGTCGAGTATGATGCTCACTCCGAGCCTGCAAGTAAAGACGGCTACACCCGGACACTACCCAAAGTCCCTCACCATCACTCCCAGGGTGGAAGCAGCACACAGCGGAGCAGCCAAGATGAGCCTCAGCCTCTGGAGACCCAAGGCCAAGGCCCTAACACTAGTGTGTGGGGACGCTACAGTAATCTCCTCGAATCATCCGTTTCTGTACCTGGAACTCTAAACGAGGCAGCTGGTATGGAGGCTTTCAGCAGTGGGCACGGTGTGCCCGGTGAGCTGCAGGGGATCTCGGAGCGCACGTTACTGGAGCTGACCCGGGGCAAGTCTTCATCATCTCACCCCAGGGCCTGGTTTGTCTCATTAGATGGGAAGCCGGCTGCACAGGTCCGCCATTCCATCATTGAGCTCCAGAGCCGCCGCCGCCCGCCGAGCAGCAACGACACCAGCCTGGACTCAGGGGTGGACATGAACGAGCCTCAGCAGAACATCCGCGAGACAGAGCGTGACGGGCCTTCGATCAGGGCGTCCTCTTTGCCACACCGCAGCCGAGGGGGGCGGTGTGGCGAAGAACAGGACCTGAGCAGTAGTGAGAGTGGCAATACTGCTACCTGTACACCAGAGGACCCTTCCCTGAGGAACATTTTAGACGGGAGCAGCGGGGCTATTCCCGATATTCCCGAGGAGCGCGATGGGATGGATACATCTAGCGCTCAGGAGGACAGTGAGTCGAGAGGTACGCCACCTCCACGGCGCCTGAGGAAGGTGAGGGAAAAGGGGAAGACGGAAAAGAGGAGTGCCAAGCACGTCCGTGAGGGGAGACCTCTGACAAAGAGAAGTTAG
- the zswim2 gene encoding E3 ubiquitin-protein ligase ZSWIM2 encodes MFRKPAWRNTVSDAVGFHQDQALNTTIFLLKSYGPTGFLLKEEGEARNFKVCLGDPHTCSCPVFIKEQEPCKHICWVLLRKFRLPREHEYSFQHGLVERQISEVLHGLHQTKANRMENDSSVASGTSSQPDTNQEAGSVCRKVIQAQDVCPICQEELLEKKQPVSYCRFGCGNNVHISCMKVWADHQKLSDREETVKCPLCREDFGSLKLLQEQVKNAAKLFAAAEREKPGKHLGVLCNGCHVCPITGKCFKCIVCSYFYLCEDCSKKGCHPQHQFASRTKRGDKWHFVAEDLRDEPKGAASQSANDSIIPVAADLLPENVLGCLPTVRVRSGSVLLDEGQQCRICLQNFTLGHRVRTLPCNHKFHMDCVDGILRKLNSCPLDGYVIYNPLTWRTSERKTSHKLASCLSDDFAKPEHSLKDLFIPGVALRDRNSKTAPSHGSLNLEVLTGSSDTLNIPHKLKTDAVTKGGKGVLHKKQGPVSDFDSGHRQNTRSSKKTLAKRSPVSPNLCLTGAKIGEYRRQVDLFVGLHRPERGHTATVACPARGTRLLPKKVPTQDTTKKLTSELRMTGVLINTQHHRKTDT; translated from the exons ATGTTCAGGAAACCTGCCTGGAGGAACAcagtcagtgatgcagtgggtTTCCACCAGGACCAAGCCCTCAACACAACTATATTCCTCCTGAAATCCTACGGCCCCACGGGATTTCTGctcaaagaggagggagaggccAGAAACTTCAAG gtgtgtttggGTGACCCACATACGTGCTCTTGCCCGGTGTTCATCAAGGAGCAGGAGCCATGTAAACACATCTGCTG GGTTTTACTGCGGAAATTCAGACTACCCAGAGAACATGAGT ATTCATTTCAACACGGACTTGTGGAGAGACAGATATCGGAGGTGCTCCATGGTTTACACCAAACCAAAGCCAACCGGATGGAAAATGATTCCTCTGTTGCTTCTGGGACCTCGAGccaaccagacacaaaccaggagGCTGGAAGTGTCTGCCGGAAGGTGATCCAAGCCCAGGACGTGTGTCCAATCTGTcaagaggagctgctggagaaaaaaCAGCCTGTGTCTTACTGCAG GTTCGGTTGTGGCAATAACGTCCATATCTCTTGCATGAAAGTTTGGGCGGATCACCAGAAGCTCTCTGACAGGGAAGAAACGGTGAAGTGCCCTCTGTGCAGGGAGGACTTCGGCTCTTTGAAGTTACTCCAGGAGCAGGTGAAAAACGCAGCAAAGCTCTTcgctgctgctgagagagagaagccaggcAAGCACCTGGGAGTTCTCTGTAACGGTTGCCATGTCTGCCCTATCACTGGCAAATGTTTCAA atgcaTAGTCTGCAGTTACTTCTATTTGTGTGAGGACTGCTCAAAGAAAGGCTGCCACCCGCAGCATCAGTTTGCTTCACGAACA aaaagaggagaCAAGTGGCATTTTGTGGCAGAGGACCTGAGAGATGAACCAAAGGGAGCGGCCTCCCAGTCAGCAAATGACAG CATCATCCCTGTTGCCGCAGACCTCCTACCAGAAAATGTGCTGGGGTGTCTGCCTACTGTGAGGGTGAGATCAGGGTCCGTGCTCTTGGACGAGGGACAGCAGTGTCGGATCTGTCTACAGAATTTTACCCTGGGTCACCGTGTCCGAACTCTGCCTTGTAATCATAAG ttcCATATGGACTGTGTGGACGGGATCCTGCGGAAGTTGAACTCCTGCCCTTTGGATGGATATGTCATTTATAATCCCTTGACTTGGAGAACCAGTGAAAGGAAGACCTCCCATAAGCTGGCCTCTTGCCTTTCCGATGACTTTGCCAAACCAGAACATAGCTTAAAGGATCTGTTTATCCCAGGAGTGGCACTGCGGGACAGGAACTCTAAAACTGCCCCTTCACATGGTTCTCTTAACTTGGAAGTGCTGACAGGCTCTTCAGATACTTTAAACATCCCCCACAAGTTAAAGACTGATGCTGTAACAAAAGGGGGAAAAGGAGTGTTGCACAAAAAACAAGGTCCAGTAAGTGACTTCGACTCAGGTCACAGACAAAACACCCGTTcgtcaaaaaagacacttgcGAAACGCAGCCCTGTCTCACCTAATCTGTGTTTAACTGGGGCCAAAATCGGAGAGTATCGACGACAGGTGGACCTTTTTGTGGGTTTGCACAGACCAGAACGAGGTCACACAGCTACTGTGGCCTGTCCTGCTAGGGGAACTAGACTGCTGCCCAAAAAAGTACCTACTCAAGACACAACCAAGAAACTTACTTCAGAGCTAAGAATGACTGGAGTcctgataaacacacagcatcacAGGAAGACAGACACTTAG